A single window of Marinobacter sp. LA51 DNA harbors:
- a CDS encoding PaaI family thioesterase, which translates to MTDPEIYRHTRETGDFTRLLESIPYATFIGLECDQFGDDLIFRLPKKEENLGNPILPAIHGGVIGGFMELSAAIYLMMSQDSMRMPRIVDFSLDYLRAGLDRETYAECRLTRQGNRVANVMVTAWQKSRAQPIATARAHFLLED; encoded by the coding sequence ATGACGGATCCGGAGATCTATCGCCACACCCGGGAAACCGGGGACTTCACCCGTTTATTGGAGAGTATTCCTTACGCCACTTTTATCGGCCTGGAGTGCGATCAGTTTGGTGACGACCTGATTTTCCGCCTGCCCAAGAAAGAGGAAAATTTGGGCAACCCCATCCTGCCCGCCATTCACGGCGGTGTCATTGGTGGCTTCATGGAGCTCTCCGCTGCGATCTACCTGATGATGTCCCAGGACAGCATGCGGATGCCGCGCATCGTCGACTTCTCTTTGGATTACCTGCGGGCAGGCCTTGACCGCGAAACTTACGCCGAATGCCGGCTCACCCGGCAGGGTAACCGGGTTGCCAATGTGATGGTCACGGCCTGGCAGAAATCCAGGGCCCAGCCCATCGCCACGGCACGGGCGCACTTTCTCCTCGAAGACTGA
- the htpG gene encoding molecular chaperone HtpG → MTVESQKETLGFQTEVKQLLHLMIHSLYSNKEIFLRELISNASDAEDKLRFAALKDDGLYENDPELKIRLDYDKEANTITLADNGIGMSRDDVIENLGTIARSGTAEFLKQLSGDEKKDSKLIGQFGVGFYSAFIVADKVDVFTRRAGAPAEEGVHWESQGDGEFSIEQVNRENRGTEIVIHLKKDASEFADGFRLRNLVKKYSDHISFPVVMKSESEDEEEKGKDETVNDATALWTLPRTEIKDEEYKEFYKHIAHDFEDPLTWSHNKVEGKLDYTSLLYIPARAPFDLYNREAPRGLKLYVQRVFIMDDAEQFLPLYLRFAKGVVDSNDLSLNVSREILQNDSTVESIRTALTKRVLDMLSKLAKKDPEQYQKFWGEFGTVLKEGPAEDFSNREKIAGLLRFATTHTGESAQSVSLDDYIGRMKDGQKKIYYITADNFMAAKSSPHLEVFRKKGIEVLILSDRIDEWMMGYLNEYDGKQFQDVARGDLDLGEVETEEDKKHKEEAAEEHKDLLERIKTALSDRVQEVRVTNRLTDSPACLVVGDFDMGAQMKKIMEAAGQKVPDSKPIFEINVDHPLVQRLENEKGEERFGELSAVLLDQATLASGEQLEDPGAYVTRLNRLLLELAN, encoded by the coding sequence ATGACGGTTGAGTCGCAAAAAGAGACCCTGGGTTTTCAGACCGAAGTGAAACAGCTGCTTCACCTGATGATCCACTCCCTCTATTCCAACAAGGAAATCTTCCTTCGTGAGCTGATTTCAAACGCTTCAGACGCCGAAGACAAACTGCGTTTCGCGGCACTGAAAGACGATGGTCTGTACGAAAACGATCCGGAACTGAAGATCCGTCTCGACTACGACAAAGAGGCGAACACCATCACGCTGGCCGATAACGGTATCGGCATGAGCCGTGACGACGTGATCGAGAACCTGGGTACCATTGCCCGTTCCGGCACCGCAGAGTTCCTGAAGCAGTTGTCCGGTGATGAGAAAAAGGACAGCAAGCTGATCGGTCAGTTTGGTGTTGGTTTCTACTCGGCCTTTATCGTCGCCGACAAGGTAGACGTCTTTACCCGCCGTGCCGGTGCGCCAGCCGAAGAGGGCGTGCATTGGGAATCCCAGGGCGATGGTGAGTTCTCCATTGAGCAGGTGAACCGCGAGAACCGTGGTACCGAGATCGTTATCCACCTGAAGAAAGATGCCAGCGAATTTGCCGATGGCTTCCGTCTGCGCAACCTGGTCAAGAAGTACTCTGACCACATCTCGTTCCCGGTCGTCATGAAGTCCGAGTCGGAAGACGAAGAAGAGAAGGGCAAGGACGAAACCGTCAACGATGCCACTGCGCTGTGGACACTGCCGCGTACTGAGATCAAAGACGAAGAGTACAAAGAGTTCTACAAGCACATCGCGCACGATTTCGAGGACCCGCTGACCTGGTCCCATAACAAGGTGGAAGGCAAGTTGGACTACACCAGCCTGCTGTACATCCCGGCTCGTGCCCCGTTTGACCTGTACAACCGCGAAGCGCCGCGTGGCCTGAAACTTTACGTTCAGCGCGTGTTCATCATGGACGACGCCGAGCAGTTCCTGCCGCTGTACCTGCGCTTTGCCAAGGGTGTGGTTGATTCCAACGATCTGTCGTTGAACGTATCTCGTGAGATTCTTCAGAACGACAGCACCGTGGAAAGCATCCGCACCGCGCTCACCAAGCGGGTATTGGACATGCTGTCCAAGTTGGCAAAGAAAGACCCAGAGCAGTACCAGAAGTTCTGGGGTGAGTTCGGTACCGTGCTGAAAGAAGGCCCGGCTGAAGACTTCAGCAACCGTGAAAAGATTGCCGGCCTGCTGCGCTTTGCCACCACCCATACCGGTGAAAGCGCCCAGTCAGTGTCTCTGGACGATTACATCGGCCGGATGAAAGATGGTCAGAAGAAGATCTACTACATCACCGCCGACAACTTCATGGCCGCCAAGAGCAGCCCGCATCTGGAAGTCTTCCGCAAGAAGGGCATCGAGGTGCTGATTCTGTCGGACCGCATCGATGAGTGGATGATGGGCTACCTGAACGAATACGACGGTAAGCAGTTCCAGGACGTCGCTCGTGGCGATCTGGACCTCGGCGAGGTAGAGACTGAAGAGGACAAGAAGCACAAGGAAGAGGCTGCCGAGGAGCACAAGGATCTGCTTGAGCGCATCAAGACCGCGCTGAGCGACCGGGTGCAGGAAGTTCGCGTGACCAACCGCCTGACCGACTCCCCGGCGTGCCTGGTCGTGGGCGACTTCGACATGGGTGCCCAGATGAAGAAGATCATGGAAGCGGCTGGCCAGAAAGTGCCGGACAGCAAGCCGATCTTCGAGATCAATGTGGATCACCCGCTGGTTCAGCGCCTGGAAAATGAAAAGGGCGAGGAGCGCTTTGGCGAACTGTCTGCGGTACTGCTGGACCAGGCGACACTGGCAAGTGGTGAGCAGCTGGAAGATCCGGGCGCTTATGTCACCCGCCTGAACCGTCTGTTGCTGGAACTGGCTAACTAA